Proteins co-encoded in one Thamnophis elegans isolate rThaEle1 chromosome 1, rThaEle1.pri, whole genome shotgun sequence genomic window:
- the ERH gene encoding LOW QUALITY PROTEIN: enhancer of rudimentary homolog (The sequence of the model RefSeq protein was modified relative to this genomic sequence to represent the inferred CDS: inserted 1 base in 1 codon) has product MSHTILLVQPTKRPEGRTYADYESVNECMEGVCKMYEEHLKRMNPNSPSITYDISQLFDFIDDLADLSCLVYRADTQTYQPYNXDWIKEKIYVLLRRQAQQASK; this is encoded by the exons TCTCATACAATTCTGCTTGTTCAGCCTACCAAACGGCCTGAAGGCAGGACTTACGCAGATTATGAATCTGTAAATGAATGTATggaag gagtctgtaaaatgtatgaagaacacCTGAAGAGAATGAATCCTAATAGCCCTTCCATTACATATGATATTAGCCAGTTATTTGATTTCATCGATGATTTGGCTGACCTTAGCTGCCTTGT ctATCGTGCTGATACTCAGACATACCAGCCGTACA AAGATTGGATAAAGGAGAAGATCTATGTTCTTCTCCGCAGACAAGCtcagcaagcaagcaaataa